In Capsicum annuum cultivar UCD-10X-F1 chromosome 8, UCD10Xv1.1, whole genome shotgun sequence, the genomic window GAACTCCAATACACCACAGTGAGAAACCCGTTCCGTGTTAGCATTTCGAAGCTCAAACAACATTGGGTAATCAATGTGAAGTGAtgctacaaaattttacattCAATGTTGAATACGGTTAAGAAAGGAACCAGCTGCCAACTGATAAAGGTGCAAAATCTAAATAACTGAATATGCCAAGATACAGAATAAGGATACTAACCTAGACGATCAAGAGCAGAGGGAGGCATTATAACtgaaaagaaacaaagaaaaactaCATAAGATTTGATGCTCAAATTACCTACCGCAGATCCAAAAAAGAACTATTGACATTACTTACTTTTGTCTCCATTTTCTATTTGTGGCTGCAAAGTATGAAACATGAATAatcagaataaaataaaaagtaacagAAAATAGATACCAAGCAAAAATAATTTGCAGTAGGAGAAGCAATATGTGGGACAATCATCTGACATACAAGTTTTATACACAAATAAGATatgtacatatatgtgtgtgtgtaggTCAAAAAGAAGGCTTCTTTCAATGTACAACTAAACCAAGAGGAACAACTAAACNNNNNNNNNNNNNNNNNNNNNNNNNNNNNNNNNNNNNNNNNNNNNNNNNNNNNNNNNNNNNNNNNNNNNNNNNNNNNNNNNNNNNNNNNNNNNNNNNNNNccccccccccccccccccccccccgcggaTCCTCCCTCTCTCTCTGTCTCTCAAGCAACAACAAATGCACATGATACAACCTGTGGAAATAAGGATGTAATGAGACCGACACAAGTTATTTTTAAGGAAAGTTCTTCTAAATAGTTATCTCAAAATAAACCATAGGCCTATATTAGaagaatgaaaaatgaagatGACCGAAGCAAAATTTTGTGAGAATAACTATCTAATGGAAGCCAAATGAACGAGAAGAATTTTGTGAAACATTCACATGCAATTACCACATTAGATTAGAGtagtaaacaaaaaaaattattttcaaaagcaTTCCAACCTTCTCAATGAATGATGCAGGATAACACCTGTACGTTTGCTCAAATGATCTTCCATGATATCCATACCCATCAAAAAACTGCAGATCACAAatcaaaaattacaataataacAAATGAAGATAACACTAATGACATACATGTATGTCAATAGAATCAATGATAGTGTTTTAAAGGTTACGaatcataaataaataacatCAACCAAGTAACACTGACTTCAACAAAGAAAAAGCTCCTTCTAAGGTAGATATATTTAATGTTTGGCCCTGTTTAGGGAACTTAATAGAAAAGCTATTAATGATTGGCTGTGTTTAGGGAAGTTAATAGAAAAGCAAGTCAGTTTAACCAGTTTTAATTAAAGACTGTGCACTCTCTATAGTATGTTTCTGTACACAAAACATCACTCCTGTTGCAGGTCTACAAGGTTTCTTTGGAGACAGGATATGCGTCTATGGATCTTGAAACAAGGTTGTTTTCTTTGCAGACATTAGGGTGGACTGGCAAAGTGGTAAATTTGAAAGTTAAACCTAAACGCCATAGGATTTTGTCCCACCCTTTTAGCCATTTTAAAATGATATTCAAAGAGGCGTCATTTGAATCATAGACTAAGCTTTTTGATAATCAGCTCATTCTCTTGCTCTCTATCCTGTGAAATGTCTGTAATTTCTTTTCCATGGAATGTATCACTTTAAGGTGAATCTCAGTCGAATAATAGAGAAAAGGAATGAAAAGGCTAGCAGCAAAACATGTAATCCATACCATGATGGTTTTTGTTACTTCATCCTGGTGTATTGTTGGTAATAACATCTATGGAAATCCATAATCTCGATACGTACTCTAGCGTGTGAACCCAATTTGCAACTGCTAATTCTCAGAAATCTGTTGTCCATTTCATTTTGACAACTTAAAACAAACTTAGTAACTTGGTGTACTCAGCCTATTAACTACCATAGAGgctattttcctctttttatcgGGTTTTTCCCCAAGAAGGGGAAGTGAGCCCCTACAGATGCACATTCTATTCACAGATTCAGCGCTCCCTAAGCTAATACTTAGATCTTCCTCCCGTATAACTTCAGTCAGAATCCAATTCCATAACAAATTATTACATGATATTCTAAAAACATAATCTAGCAGAAATACAATGCCTTTGACAACACTAATTAGAATCCAATTCCATATTTATTCGAGATATCAAAATATTGCGCAGATTATATTCTTAATACAGAATCTAGCACAAACAAAACTTCCACTAAATCATGGCTTGGCCCTTGCTTGCCCTAGCTGCCCTTTCTATTCTAAAAATAGTGTTACTGAgttatacttaaaaaaaaaaacaaaatcagtACAGCCATGGGACAATGCGACTATATATCGAGAATCAATAACTGTATTGCTGCATATTAACCGCGGAGAACAGAAAAATTTACCATGGTTTCAATCTCTGAGTAGCCCGAACTCAACTGTCTCAGCTAACCTATATAAAAAGATCAGTATACAAAAAAGAGGATATTAGACAATTCACTATAATTGGTGAAAATTTACCATGATTTCTACTTCTTACATCCTTTTATTTAGCACACAATCACAAGTTCgcacaaaaaagaaaatttaccAACTCTTAAAAACTCCAGGGAACTGTGATATTAGACAATTTACAAAAAATCGTGTTTCACCAATAACAGATCACAGCAAAAAAGGAGTAAAGTTGATCGTCTAATTAgagaaaaagggggaaaataagagagagaaaaagaaagggGAAACATACAATTTGATTCCTTGAGAAAAAGAGAATGATAAGAGTTCGTGTAGAGCAAGAATTCGATGCTTGATGATACTACTTGTTTTATTTGTTTGGGTATATATATGGGTctatttgattgttgttgtttACCCGGCCCACTAAGAGGGATTTTTACATGGGCCAACCGTATGGGCCTTAAAACAATATTTCATAATTACGATAGAAAATTCCATTCCATTGTACTATGCTATCTATTATAGAACTTTGAGGCGGCTATTACGATAGAAAATTGGTTGATAGTTGAATGTTCTCTCGCTTCCATGTGAAATACGTTTGGTGGTTATTCTTGGATCACCCTCCTTTTTAGTGTTATTAGCACTATGCTTGTGGTTCTTTGAGCTTCGGTTTCAGCGTTCACTAGTGTTATTAGCACTATGCTTGTAGTTCCTTGAGCTTGGATTTCAGCGTTCACTAGTGTTCTGTGTGTCGATTATTGCCTTATTTCATTTCCGTTATTGTCCTTTCTACTATTTCTTGCATCGCTTTTCATTTCGATTAATTTGTATTGTGATTTCTCTCATTATGCGTAACCATTTTTGCCAGATTGTTTGATAGGTACCAATTAGCTGAATTTCTGTCGAAAGCAACGCTTCTACCTATCCCCAGATCCCATTTGTGAAATTACATGGAAAGGAGAATGTTGTTGTAATAATTGTAGCTTAATGTTGTTGTAATAATTGTAGCGTTAGCTTAATCTATGAAGCAAGACGACTATGAAATTGTACTCTCTTTAAATTATAGGTGTTAGCAAtaacttcaaattaaattatactCGACTTCTTTTATGAAGCAAGACCACGAGATTAGGGATAACATAGAAGGAAGACTTTAGAAGATTTTATAGTGGTGTTAATTATAACTCCTAAAGTAGATTTATTCCAAATCAATAACAAAGGCCTTCAAGAGCACATGTATAACcaattaaaataatgataactGCGACTCGTGCACCCAGTTACATTGCATATCAGAGTGATCCTTTCAAATACTGATGCAAAATTTTGTGAATTTTGCGAACCTGACTTATCTCACTTCAAATATATACGGTAATAATAAGCTCAaaaataagcaaataaataaacatcaacAGCTAATGCGATGATAAAAATGAAACTAGACACTGTCAAGGATATCCTTATAGGGGGAACTTGGGACTTCAGTAAACTCTCCTTTGAAATTTCCAACACCATTCAGAATATCATCCTCAGCCACCAAGTTACCCTGAAAGGAAACATTGATGATAAGGTTCTTTGGAATCTCAACACTACTGGCAACTTCACCACTGGTACCATGTACTCTTGTCTTAACACCTAAAATAACAGTAACACTATAGATAAGAACTTCTCCCCTATCTGGAAAGCAGAAGCCCCCAACAAAACCAAAACGTTCTTGCTTCTCTTGCACAAAAGACTCCCTACTAATGCCTACCTTCACCATATTGGCATCAATGTCCCTCCCCTATGCCACTTCTGCAATCACAACAATGAAGATACAaaccatatattttttcattgCAGGAATGCCACTCTTTTATGGCGAAACATTGTTCACAGAAGTACATACAAGCCACCCCTCCCTGGGAATACCATCAATGATTCCAATTGGCACATATGGTGGGGAAAAATGCACTCCAAACCATTCAACTCTTGGCTAACATGGAGCACTCTCTTACCCCATTGCCTTAGGGAAATCTGGCTTAATAGGAATAATAACCTATTCAACAACCACACTCTCACTAATGTGGAAAATGCCATTGCAAATGCCATGGAATGTGTGTTGCTGGGCAATTCAGCCTCAACCACACGAACTCATATCATACCATCAACATTAGATGGAATCCCCCCCAACTAGGGACCATTAAGCTTAACACCGATGGTTCCGCCAAGGGAAACCCTGGACATGGAGGTTTGGGTGGGATTTTCAGAGACCACACAGGAAGCTGGATACTGAGCTTCTACCAACACCTCCCCCATACTAACCCGATAATGGCTGAACTCCAAGCCATCCAATGGGGGCTCCGGCTCGCCAAAGACCACAATATCAGTAACTTTAAAATTGAATCTAATTCTCTGGGTGCTATTGAAATCCTTCAAAAGGATCACCCTTTGTACCATGACCTTGTTGTTAAGTGCAAGACATTGCTGATGAACCTGGGAGCAGCACCCCAACGCAGGCATTTAGAAAACAAAATGCAGTAGTGGATCGATTAGCTAACGAGGGCTCAGCCATTCAATTCACAGAAAAGCCGATCTCTGCATCAATGCTGCCTTATTTTGTATTAAGATATCTTCTAGATGATATCAGTGGAAAAACTTTTAAACGTGTTGTTAAACACCATATTTTGGGTCCTCTGGCGACCAGTGAAAACTATTTATCATGCCCACAGGGTCGGGATGTGGCCCTGACTAACTCTTTTGTTACTCTCACGGACGAAAGGAGCGTTAACCCTCCCCCTCCCCATTAAACTCAATACAACTACTACTCttattgacccaaaaaaaaatgaaactagagTACATTTGCAACAGTCAATGAAGCCCAATTGTATAGATTATACTATATGTTTTAACATCATTCTGATATTTGACTGACAAAAGAGATGGGTAATACTTAATATGCAATTAACCCCTCAAGGAATACTTTTTCCCAGAGAAAGGCTGAAACTTGGGTTCTTCTTTCTTTTGAGCTTCCTCTTTCATGGGTTCCTGCACAAGGACATGAGCGTTACCAGGTTAGAGACTAGCAAGCTACTAAAATTGTCACGATAAACTAAGGAGCCGAAAGGAAAAAGATGGAAGAAACGAAGATAATGTATAAGAACATTAACATATAGAGAGATATGAAACCTTCTGTTTTCCTGGAGCACGATTTGCATTTGAACCAAATACAAGCTTCCCTTGTGACTGACGACTAGAAGTTTGAGAGCTTGGAGCAGCCCCAAACTTCTTACCACCATTAGTAACATCGGCTTGCTTGTCGGAGGACACAGAAGAGGAAGAAGGTGGAGGCTGCTGTTTTAGGGATTTCCCATCCAAACGTCTCGCTCCACCAGTAAAAGGATTGAATTTTGGCTCTACCTCTGTTGCAACCTCTTGAACTGCATGCACAAAGAATTACTAAGCTACCAGAACAAAGTTCAGATGTCGCAAGTTCTACAGTAATCTACAAGAAGAAATAATTATGAATGAAAAGTGAAGTCCTAGAACGCACCACACCAGAAAAATGGCAATTGGCCAAACAATATCACCAAACGTCCCAACCTGAAAGTATCATAGTCTTTGCATTTCCAAGAGGTCCAAGAATAAAACGAAAGGTGATGCGTTCTTGATCAAATGTTTTCCAGTTCAGGAGATCCAAGTACAATATATTATCGTGAacaacataaatttaaaacattgaaGCTTAGTTCACTGGGCTGCTTATTTTGAACACAAAcagattataaataaaaaaaggtgCAGAAAGTTGGGCAATTGCAAAACCCATGCAAACACTAGTGTTACTAAGAATTTGTAGAACTGGTCACCACAACCACAGTAGATACTGCCTTCGTCTGAATAAGATGCTGCCATTTGAATAGTCTAAGATAAAAGAGTTTGAATAGGTTTTAGGAGTTGTCATCAGTATGTCCGAAAGGACAATTAAATATGTCCAAAATGTGGAGTTGTTTGTTGATAGGATATCGCAGCATTATCAATTAATGTAAGCAATATGTGGTACTACTAGAATTTATGAAGACAGAATTAATTTCAGTAAATTTGAAGAACATGCACCTTCTGCTGGAGCCTTGCTTGGACGAGAAGGAGCGTCTCTTTCAGGTTCTTTGTAATCAAGTGGAGGAGCAAAGTCTACTTCACAGTCTATCTCAATAATACATATTCCATTATAAGGTTTGGTCTCCACAATGgggacgacccggttcatacctactccgtaggtgtcggggagggggggaccactccgggcctgacctacgcgccctcaccccagcttcgctggaggggcgtttcgaacccccgaccctggcacaccacggtaagcaacggtaagcaagcttaccgctgagCCAAGGCCATCCCTCCACAATgtctatataatattttttattgttgtaagACACCATGATACTATCTCCTGTGGTTAAGCAGGAAAAGTTTCTGAGTGTCATCTCCAAGCTGCATCAGTATAGGAAAGAAGtcaaactccaaaaccttcatcAGTATGCGGGTATTTCGCAAATGAGAGTAAATTAATAAACAACTGAATCAACAAATATTGGTTATACCAGTTAGCAGATGCAATTCtcctaattcaaataaaaataaattgtacTTGTCAACCATCTCATTTATCTATTCTAACTGTTCAAGGAGGACACATACAAATAATATAGCAATTATAGGAATAAGTGAAACTATGGatactttttaaatattatgtTAGTATTAGAATATGCTATGGCACCTACTTTGATAATTTAAAGTAGTACCTAATTTCAAAAAGCTTACTTCATCTACAGCCTTTGGACCCACTTTCATTTTATACAAGTTTCAGTTCTTAACTCAATAATCATGTCCCCAAAAAGAGTGAATGGGACAGAAGGAACACTTCTTTTATCTTGCTGGATTTTCCTTTTGAGTGTGCCACGAATTCTAGAAATTATGCAGAAGCAATTGGGCTCCGCAAACACTAGCATAAAAAGGAACCAAGGCACAAAAAAAATTCTGTAGAAAAGAAAGGCTTCAGCAAACTCACATGGCCTTTGGGTTAGATATATCCAGAAAATCCTTCGTGTGGGGTTGCAGCTTGACATATTTACCCTTGGGAAGAGTTACATTTTTCACTGTCACAATATCACCTTCTTGTAGGAATAAATTTTCCATCATCTAGAAGGTCCGCATTAAAATGAGTTTACGCACCGCAGTTGAACTGAACCCAAGAAAATGGAATTACACAGAAATGACATGTACCCAATATGGCATATATATCATGCCCTCTTCTGCAATGAACTCTAAAACTCCACAGTGAGAAACCCGTTCCGTGGAAGTATTTCGAAGCTCAAA contains:
- the LOC107840483 gene encoding ubiquitin fusion degradation protein 1 homolog isoform X1, which translates into the protein MFFDGYGCHGRSFEQTYRCYPASFIDKPQIENGDKIIIPPSALDRLASLHIDYPMLFELRNTSTERVSHCGVLEFIAEEGMIYMPYWMMENLFLQEGDIVTVKNVTLPKGKYVKLQPHTKDFLDISNPKAMLGRLVILFGQLPFFWCVQEVATEVEPKFNPFTGGARRLDGKSLKQQPPPSSSSVSSDKQADVTNGGKKFGAAPSSQTSSRQSQGKLVFGSNANRAPGKQKEPMKEEAQKKEEPKFQPFSGKKYSLRG
- the LOC107840483 gene encoding ubiquitin recognition factor in ER-associated degradation protein 1 isoform X2 encodes the protein MFFDGYGCHGRSFEQTYRCYPASFIDKPQIENGDKIIIPPSALDRLASLHIDYPMLFELRNTSTERVSHCGVLEFIAEEGMIYMPYWMMENLFLQEGDIVTVKNVTLPKGKYVKLQPHTKDFLDISNPKAILEMTLRNFSCLTTGDSIMVSYNNKKYYIDIVEGKPYNGICIIEIDCEVDFAPPLDYKEPERDAPSRPSKAPAEVQEVATEVEPKFNPFTGGARRLDGKSLKQQPPPSSSSVSSDKQADVTNGGKKFGAAPSSQTSSRQSQGKLVFGSNANRAPGKQKEPMKEEAQKKEEPKFQPFSGKKYSLRG